A stretch of Limanda limanda chromosome 7, fLimLim1.1, whole genome shotgun sequence DNA encodes these proteins:
- the LOC133004556 gene encoding myosin-8-like gives MVYVRVMFEQCLLHLLPQNYSTRRFPSYVTAQMLGACLLVPLIPVVSPGNSDTLAELGRSTICREANRNWRRRRRSSDWRPMTWPPTCSSCPWTELMVEQKKSDDYQKGFRRYERRVKELTYQLRSPASLLTEEDRKTLLRMQELVEKLQTKVKSCKRQAENAEEQVSGTAVRFRKVQHELDHAEERADIAETTVNKLRIRTREQTTKVSVITE, from the exons ATGGTTTATGTGAGAGTCATGTTTGAACAAtgtctgctccacctgctgcccCAGAACTACTCCACCAGACGCTTCCCCTCCTACGTCACTGCCCAGATGTTAGGAgcatgtcttttggttcctttaaTTCCAGTAG tAAGTCCAGGCAACTCGGACACGCTGGCGGAACTCGGCAGATCGACAATCTGCAGAGAAGCAAACAGAaactggagaaggagaagacggAGTTCAGACTGGAGGCCGATGACCTGGCCTCCAACGTGCAGCAGCTGTCCATGGACGGAGCTGATGGTCGAGCAGAAGAAGAGCGACGATTATCAGAAAGGATTCCGTCGCTACGAGAGAAGAGTCAAAGAGCTGACGTACCAGCTTCGATCCCCGGCTTCCCTCCTG acggaggaggacaggaagacTCTGCTCCGGatgcaggagctggtggagaagcTCCAGACCAAAGTCAAGAGCTGCAAGAGACAAGCTGAGAACGCT gaggagcaggtgagcgGCACTGCTGTGCGTTTCAGGAAAGTCCAACACGAGCTGGACCACGCCGAGGAGAGAGCTGACATCGCCGAGACGACGGTCAACAAGCTGCGCATTCGAACCCGCGAACAAACCACCAAGGTCTCCGTG atcACTGAATGA
- the LOC133004550 gene encoding myosin-8-like: MCASKSRQLGHAGGTRQIDNLQRSKQKLEKEKKEFRLEADDLASNVEQLSRANNYSTRHFPSYVTAQILLRQPLVKEHQVELEDKVHLTNQLKEQFLLLERCCSLMTAEEEELRLVLEQNDWVRKMAEHELLEVVERVNMLSTQGRFSLMNHRKKMEADLSVLTGEVEEAIQERRSSDEKAKKAITDVRELQTELMVEQKKSDDYQNGVLRYERRVKELTYQTEEDRKTLLRMQELVEKLQTKVKSCKRQAENAEEQVSGTAVRFRKVQHELDHAEERADIAETTVNKLRIRTREQTTKVSVITE; the protein is encoded by the exons atgtgtgccagtAAGTCCAGGCAACTCGGACACGCTGGCGGAACTCGGCAGATCGACAATCTGCAGAGAAGCAAAcagaagctggagaaggagaagaaagagttCAGACTGGAGGCCGATGACCTGGCCTCCAACGTGGAGCAGCTGTCCAGAGCCAAT AACTACTCCACCAGACACTTCCCCTCCTACGTCACTGCCCAGATCCTGCTTCGTCAGCCCCTG GTTAAAGAGCaccaggtggagctggaggataAAGTCCATTTGACCAATCAGCTGAAGGAACAGTTCCTCCTGTTGGAGCGATGCTGTTCTCTGATgacagcggaggaggaggagctccgtTTGGTCCTTGAGCAGAACGACTGGGTCCGCAAGATGGCCGAACACGAGCTGCTGGAGGTCGTAGAGAGAGTGAACATGCTCTCCACACAGGGGAGATTCA GTCTGATGAAccacaggaagaagatggaggccgatctgtctgtgctgacaggagaggtggaggaggccatACAGGAGAGACGCAGCTCTGATGAGAAAGCAAAGAAGGCCATCACTGAT GTGAGGGAGCTGCAGACGGAGCTGATGGTCGAGCAGAAGAAGAGCGACGACTATCAGAACGGAGTCCTTCGCTACGAGAGAAGAGTCAAAGAGCTGACGTACCAG acggaggaggacaggaagacTCTGCTCCGGATGCAGGAGCTTGTGGAGAAGCTCCAGACCAAAGTCAAGAGCTGCAAGAGACAAGCTGAGAACGCT gaggagcaggtgagcgGCACTGCGGTGCGTTTCAGGAAAGTCCAACACGAGCTGGACCACGCCGAGGAGAGAGCTGACATCGCCGAGACGACGGTCAACAAGCTGCGCATTCGAACCCGCGAACAAACCACCAAGGTCTCCGTG atcACTGaatga